The following are encoded in a window of Apis mellifera strain DH4 linkage group LG10, Amel_HAv3.1, whole genome shotgun sequence genomic DNA:
- the LOC550715 gene encoding 60S ribosomal protein L12, whose product MPPKFDPNEIKKVYLRCVGGEVGATSSLAPKIGPLGLSPKKVGDDIAKATSDWKGLKITVQLTIQNRQATISVVPSAASLIIKSLKEPPRDRKRQKNIKHNGNLSFDDIVSIARSMRPRSMSKYLSGTVKEILGTCQSVGCTVEGRPPRDLIEEINGGKLQVPDE is encoded by the exons ATTTGCGATGCGTTGGAGGTGAAGTAGGAGCAACTTCATCTTTAGCTCCGAAAATTGGCCCTCTTGGTTTG TCTCCAAAAAAAGTTGGTGATGATATTGCTAAAGCTACTAGTGATTGGAAGGGTTTGAAAATTACTGTACAATTAACAATTCAAAACAGACAAGCTACAATTTCAGTAGTTCCATCTGCtgcatcattaattattaaatcattgaaAGAACCTCCAAGAGATCGCAAAAGACAGAAAAATATCAAGCataatggaaatttatcatttgatgATATTGTTTCTATTGCTCGATCAATGAGACCAAGATCTATGTCAAAGTATCTTAGTGGTACTGTTAAGGAAATATTAGGAACTTGTCAATCAGTTGGATGTACAGTTGAAGGTAGACCACCACGAGATCTCATTGAAGAGATTAATGGTGGAAAACTTCAAGTACCAGATGAGTAA